Genomic DNA from uncultured Methanospirillum sp.:
GTCATCGTCGGTCAGCCGATTCAGCTCGGAACCGGGGATGTTAAATTAGTAGTAAGGCATAAAGTATAGGGTATTTCATATGGATTTCAACACTTCCCTCAGACGGGCAATCAAGACCGGGACCGTGATCCTTGGTCAGAATGAGACTAGAGAGAGTATCGAGAGCAAAAAAGCACAGCTCATTGTAGTTGCAGAGAACTGCCCGAAGGAGTTTGTTGAGTACCTTTCCGGCAAGGAACAGGTCAAGGCTCACACCTTCCCGGGTTCAAGTGTCCAGCTCGGCCGTGCCTGTGGTAAGCCATTCATGGTAAGCGCCCTGGCAGTTGTGGAAGCAGGCGAGTCTGACATCCTGAGCCTTTCAAGGTAAGCGAGTGGTATGGGAGTAGTTCTTAACGAAGAGAAGCTGGCCCTGATCGCCCGGTTTGAGCACCTGACCGGTGCGGGAAGCCGTGACGTCATCGCCGACGAGGAGAATAACCGGTTTATCTTTATCGTAAATAACGGTGAGATGGGGCTTGCCATCGGCAAACAGGGTGCCAATATTAAGAAAGCAGCCGAAACGCTGGGCAAGCGCTGTGAGGTTGTGGAGTACTCGGATGATCCGAGTCAGTTCCTCAAGAACTGCTTCCATCCGGCCAAGGTCACCGAGATTCAGTACTCGGATTACCACGGTGATCAGATCGCCCATGTGGTGATCATGGATGAGGATCGGGGACTTGCCATCGGAAAGGCAGGCAAGAATCTGAACCGTACAAAGATGCTTGCTCTCCGCGAGCACAATATCCAGAACATTATTCTCGAGTAACCTCTTTTTTTGAACCGATTATCTGTTTGATTCAGATCATAATCCTGAAATAGTAATCAGGTTGAACAGACTTCTATTATGGATGGAACCAGAGCGTTACTGGTAAGTCTTGTACTTCTCTCACTGACAGTGATAGGAATCGGAACTGCAGCAGAGACCGGGACATTTCCAGTACCCGTAGAGACGATCCAGCCTCCCGCAAATCTCTCGATAGGAGTGCAGGTTGATCAGATGGGTTCAGCAATCACTGCGACCTTCCGCGGCGGCTTTGGTCAGAACCTTCTGAAGTCACTGCAGATTACAGTCACATCACCCGACGGTAAAACAGAGACAAAGAACCTTGGATGGGAGACCGGTGACACGGCTACATTCACAGGGACCGGGTGTGGTGACCAGGTGACAGGGAATGCAGTCTACATGGATGGAGTCGAATATCCGT
This window encodes:
- a CDS encoding 50S ribosomal protein L30e encodes the protein MDFNTSLRRAIKTGTVILGQNETRESIESKKAQLIVVAENCPKEFVEYLSGKEQVKAHTFPGSSVQLGRACGKPFMVSALAVVEAGESDILSLSR
- a CDS encoding NusA-like transcription termination signal-binding factor; protein product: MGVVLNEEKLALIARFEHLTGAGSRDVIADEENNRFIFIVNNGEMGLAIGKQGANIKKAAETLGKRCEVVEYSDDPSQFLKNCFHPAKVTEIQYSDYHGDQIAHVVIMDEDRGLAIGKAGKNLNRTKMLALREHNIQNIILE